In Egibacteraceae bacterium, the DNA window CTATCCCGTATCTTTGCGTTCGCGGTCCAACCCGAGCGGGGTGGTGTCGGGTCGTCGGATGGTGTAGCGGTTGTTGGTGCGTACGACGGTCCAGTGGTTGTGGTGGATGTCGTGGTGGCAGGCCCAGCAGACGAGCACGAGGTTGCCCACGATGGTGGCGCCGTCGCGGCGGCGGTAGACGATGTGGTGGAGTTGGCAGTGGGAGGCGGGGGCGCCGCAG includes these proteins:
- a CDS encoding HNH endonuclease signature motif containing protein, with the translated sequence CGAPASHCQLHHIVYRRRDGATIVGNLVLVCWACHHDIHHNHWTVVRTNNRYTIRRPDTTPLGLDRERKDTG